The Pogona vitticeps strain Pit_001003342236 chromosome 3, PviZW2.1, whole genome shotgun sequence genome includes a window with the following:
- the SGPP2 gene encoding sphingosine-1-phosphate phosphatase 2 isoform X1 yields MYIGQVSKDLLKWPRPYSPPVVKLETRTNAEYGMPSTHAMAATAISFTFVAAAANQYKYPVVVGLMGASLFSILVCLSRIYTGMHTVLDVIVGSLMSALLTALVYPAWDVLDQLLLTNCLCPVFCIAVPLLLCYNYPKLDFYSPTRADTTTILGAGAGSVIGFWINNHYISNTLTGAVSPSVPLITIEILLTGLAKFLVGIAVLVVTRQIVKTVVLQSLCSWYSVSVNDPKAKQQVEIEVPYKFATYCSIGLSATVLVPLLHGFLGLN; encoded by the exons ATGTACATCGGCCAAGTCTCAAAGGACCTTCTGAAGTGGCCTCGGCCTTATTCACCACCTGTTGTCAAGCTAGAAACAAGGACAAATGCAGAATATGGAATGCCTTCCACGCATGCAATGGCAGCGACTGCCATATCTTTCACCTTTGTTGCTGCAGCTGCAAACCAGTATAAG TATCCAGTTGtggtagggctgatgggagcctCTTTATTTTCAATCCTGGTATGCCTCAGCAGAATTTACACAGGCATGCACACAGTGCTG GATGTGATTGTTGGCAGTCTGATGTCGGCACTATTAACTGCTCTTGTGTACCCTGCTTGGGATGTCCTTGATCAACTGCTGCTAACCAACTGCTTGTGTCCTGTGTTCTGCATTGCTGTGCCCCTCCTCTTATGCTACAACTACCCCAAATTAGATTTCTACAGCCCAACTAGAGCAGACACCACCACAATTTTAGGGGCTGGAGCTGGATCAGTTATAGGTTTTTGGATAAATAACCACTACATCTCAAACACTTTGACTGGAGCTGTTTCACCCAGTGTTCCTTTGATCACCATTGAAATACTCTTGACGGGGCTTGCAAAGTTTTTGGTGGGAATTGCTGTGCTAGTGGTTACACGGCAGATCGTCAAAACTGTGGTTCTTCAATCACTTTGTTCTTGGTACAGTGTTTCTGTGAATGATCCCAAAGCTAAGCAGCAAGTTGAAATCGAAGTGCCCTATAAATTTGCAACTTACTGTTCCATTGGCCTAAGTGCTACCGTGCTTGTGCCATTACTGCATGGCTTTTTGGGTTTGAATTAA